A section of the Humulus lupulus chromosome 2, drHumLupu1.1, whole genome shotgun sequence genome encodes:
- the LOC133817480 gene encoding uncharacterized protein LOC133817480, translated as MAGNPSLRRRYNNILEFSAVGPASSLSDMVFGFLEDHADESPESRFSSGDDCDYGDEEDSCDVEENKAYWEEQINLLQATICRTNSIESKIRQATKEALKETIISHCACGRSTVGGVCRNCLRREVCNRLINLGYDCSLCKSKWRSSSSIPAGEHTYLEVVDRSSSKRGEMRVVIELNFRAEFEMARASEDYNRLISRLPEVFVGKTERLGNVIKILCSAAKKCMKEKNMHLGPWRKYKYMQAKWLGKCERSTPAPLPVSYSDRPTKPRASMLTFDLLEAMPMSALVQVV; from the exons ATGGCCGGAAACCCTTCCCTTCGCCGGAGATATAACAACATTCTTGAGTTTAGCGCCGTGGGACCGGCGAGCTCTCTTAGCGACATGGTATTCGGATTTCTAGAAGATCACGCTGACGAATCGCCGGAAAGTAGGTTCAGCTCCGGCGACGATTGTGATTACGGAGACGAGGAGGATAGTTGCGATGTCGAAGAGAACAAGGCGTATTGGGAAGAACAAATCAATCTCCTTCAG GCAACGATTTGCAGAACCAATTCAATCGAATCGAAGATACGTCAAGCTACGAAGGAAGCTTTGAAAGAGACGATAATCTCACATTGTGCGTGCGGAAGATCGACGGTGGGAGGAGTTTGCCGGAATTGTTTACGAAGAGAGGTCTGCAATCGGCTCATAAATCTCGGCTACGATTGTTCGCTTTGCAAATCCAAGTGGAGAAGCTCCTCTAGTATCCCCGCAG GAGAACATACGTACTTGGAAGTTGTAGACAGATCGAGTTCGAAGAGAGGGGAGATGAGAGTGGTGATAGAGCTAAATTTCAGAGCAGAGTTTGAGATGGCTAGGGCTAGCGAAGATTACAATCGATTAATCAGTCGATTACCGGAGGTGTTCGTGGGGAAAACGGAGAGATTAGGGAACGTGATTAAGATTCTGTGCTCGGCGGctaagaagtgcatgaaggagaAGAACATGCACTTGGGGCCATGGAGGAAGTACAAGTATATGCAGGCTAAGTGGCTCGGAAAGTGTGAGCGGTCTACGCCGGCGCCGCTGCCGGTTAGCTACTCCGACCGCCCAACCAAGCCCAGGGCCTCCATGTTGACctttgatctcttggaggctatgCCCATGAGTGCTCTGGTTCAAGTTGTGTGA